ATGCTCCATTCCAGCAATTTAGCATGGAACATATTAACTTTTTTTCTCCTGTTTCTTTATCTCGTTTGATGAGAAATTTTAATTTTGTTGAGCTACTTTCTTTGCAAGAAACTTATCCTCAAAGTGACAATACAACCTCAACATCAGTAATGGGTATTTATAAGAAAATAGAAAATTCATATCCGGTTTTTTTGCTTAGAGATCAAGTTACGGAAATTGACTTAAGTACTTATATTAAACAATCCCAACAAATTGAGTATTCTATTCATAAAATTATTAATGATCTTGTTGATAAAAACTCTCCTATTCTTGTTTGGGGAACTGGCACTCATACATTGAGATTGATGGAGACTAGTAGATTATCTCAGGCAAAAATTTCAGCTTTTATTGATTCTAATCATCGTTATCAAGCCAAAAAATTATTTAATATTCCTATCATTTCTCCTTATGATATAAAAAATCAACACGAACCCATCCTCATCTCATCTCGTGTGTTTCAAGAGAGTATAAAAATTCAAATTAGAGAAATACTTAAACTTGATAATGATTTAATAGTTTTGTACTAAATATTAAGCTGATGAATATAAATTATGTAAAAGCATATAAATTCTTACAAAAATTTCAATACTGTAAAATTACTAGGAATTAGTATTTTTATTTCTAAATATAATAGCAAGTATATGCTAATCATAAAGTATTTTTCTATGTAAATACTTGCTGACTTACGAAAATATAGTTAATCAGGATAATTAAACAATGTCAGATAATCTGTTTTCGATCATAATCCCTACTCGGCAAAGACACGATACACTGAAATATACGATTCAGAGCGTAATTAGTCAGACATATAAAGAATTTGAATTAATAGTTATGGATAATTTTAGCACCCGAGAAACTGCTGAAGTTGTCGCATCATTTGCAGATAAAAGAATAAAGTATTATCGCGCCCCTGAGCGATTATCAATGTCTGATAACTGGGAAATGGGTTTATCCCATGCTACCGGAGAATATATGTTTATTTTAGGAGATGACGATGCCTTAATGCCAGATGGGCTTGAACTGGCGGAAAAACTAATAAGTGAATATGCGGTCAATATCCTGTCTTGGCGGCGATATTCTTATGGATGGCCGAATGCAATAGTGCCTTGGGTTCGCAACAGATTATACCTTGGTTTATTGCAAGTGGCGGAGTTTTGGAACTCTAGAGAAAAGCTGAAACAATTTTATAATTATCAGCTTTCTCATGAATATTTGCCCATGATATACAACTCTTTTGTGCATAAAGACTTAATTGATAAAATCAAGTCGATACATGGGAAATATTTTATGTCATCTAATATGGGTATTGGGGCGGATGCTTACTCTGGGATAGTTAATGCTTACTTTTCAGATAGTTATCTATATTCGTTTCGCTCTATATCTATTATAGGAAGTTCGGCGAATAGTATAGGTGCATCAGTATGTTTTCCTGGTTTTAATGCAGAACCAATGAAAGCATTTCTAGAAGAAGAAAAAAAGTCTTTTACTATAGAATCTCATCCCAGGTTAGTTCCAACCAAGAATCAGGAGATAGGTTTTGCTGATGGACAAATTCGTACTAAAGAATTATTTTTCCCAGAGGATAATGAATTAGATATAGATATAAATAAATTATTAAATTATATAGCTTCATCAATAAATAGAGATCCAAGCCAATATCAAAGTATATTACAAGATATTGAGGCTTTAGCTAACAAACATAATATATCTGTTTCTACATTAAATATACCGCAGAAAATTACAACCGATCAATTAAATAATATACAACCTTATCAAGGAGTGATTGTAAATACAGATGGCTCGCTCAACGAACTAATTATTAATTGCGAGCAAGTAGGTATATCAAATGTTGCTGACGCTGTTAAACTAGCTCATGGAATATTGCCTAAACTGGAAAATATTGTTATTTATAATGTTAATCTCTATAAAGATAAACTCCATAATAATTTAAATATTAATAATCGAGATAATAAATCATTAACTCCCAAAATTTTAATAGACGGGGTATTTTTCCAACTATTTAACACGGGAATTGCCAGAGTATGGAAATCCCTATTAAAAGAATGGGCGAATACTGATTTTGCTAATCATATTTTGGTTTTAGATCGCGCTAATACAGCACCTATAATTAATGGTATTCATTATCGCAATATTCAATTCTACGACTATAACAATACTGAGAGCGATCGCCAGATTCTTCAACAAATTTGTGATGAAGAAGAAGCAGAATTATTTATTTCAACCTACTATACCACTCCTATTAATACACCTTCTGTATTTATGGCTTATGACATGATACCAGAAGTATTAGGGGGTAACTTAAATGAGCCAATGTGGAGGGAAAAGCATAACGGAATTAAACACGCTTCTGCTTTTATTGCGATATCAGAAAACACAGCTAAAGACTTAAGTAAATTTTTCCCAGCTATACCATTAGAATCTATTACTGTTGCCCATTGTGGGGTAGATTCTCTCTTTTGCCCAGCTTCTGATGTTGAAATAAACGCTTTTAAATATAAATATGGGATAAATAAACCCTATTTTCTATTAAGTGGATTAGGAGGATATAAAAACGCAATTCTCTTTTTTCAAGCATTTGCCCAACTCTACAATAAACAAAGTTTTGATATAGTAGCTACTGGTGCAGGTATTCTATTACCTTCTGAATGGCGAGAATATACTGCCGGATGCACTTTTCACGGTTTTCAACTAAACGATGAAGAATTAAGATTAGCTTATGCTGGAGCAGTAGCATTAGTTTATCCTTCTCAGTATGAAGGTTTTGGAATGCCAGTAGTTGAAGCAATGGCTTGTGGCTGTCCTGTAATTACTACTCCTAATGCGTCTTTACCAGAAGTTGGAGGAGAGGCTGTAATTTATGTCAAAGATGATGATATCGAGGGTATGGTTAATGCTTTATGCGAAGTGCAAAAACCTGATTGCAGAAACTTATTAATTAATGCAGGTTTAGAACAAGCGAAGCATTTTTCTTGGAAAGAAATGGCTAATATTGTTAAAATTGCTTTAATTAAAGCCACATTTCCAGAGTTGAACCTCAAAGAAATTAATATAATTATTTTTCCCGATTGGTCAGCAGATGAAGAAAAATTAGGATTAGAATTGATGGATGTTATGCAATTAATTGCATCCCATCCAAATCATCAGCAAATTACCCTACTGATAGATATCAATGATATTGCAAAAGAAGATGCTGATTTTTTCTTGCAAGGTATAGCTATGAATCTGATGCTGGAATCAGCAATAGATATAACTGAGAATTTGACAATTTCTTTATTGAGGGATTTGAGTGAGAGCCAGTGGCAAAGTTTAATTTCTTGTATTAAGGCCAGATTCGTCTTAGAACATGAAAATAAACAGATATTTGTCAATCAGCAAATCAAACAAATTCCTTTATGCTCTCTAGAAAGTTTATAACTATTAAAGTAAAATTGAATCTTGGTGTGGGAGCGAGGTAGAATCGTAGCTCTGACCTTCTGTTGTGCGATCGCATCATCACAATCGAATGTCTTATAGCCACCATTACTTTATACTTGTAACAGTTTTTTGGTTAATTTGCTCAAGCAGGTCACAAGATATTAATTAGGCTTGGACTGGTTATTTATCTGCGAATTAGTGTTACCTTCTTCCTTTTTCAATTTTTCTAAAACAACTTTGTAATCTTGGCGGTCTGGGCGTAACTTCACTAACTTTTCTAAAGGTTGAATCGCCCCCTGAGTATCTTTCAAATTTAGCCGCACATTTACTAACCCTTCCAAGGCCATTTGGTTCTCTGGTTCCCGTTGTAATACCATTTCAAAACCTTTTGCCTGTTTTTCTAATGAATTCTCTGGAGATGTAACTACTGCCTTAGGTGAGTGAATAGCCTGTTGTATGGCAGGAACCACTGAAAAGACGATAGAACCCAAGAATGACACAATTGATACTAATGTTAAAACCTTTTGTCGCCGCTCAATCTGCTTGCGACGGTTAATTAGGTATTGTTCGTCTGAACCCATACTTTATATGATGCTATGGTAAATACTTAGGTAATAGCAACCCTCCTGTTACAAGGGTACCCACTCCTTGACAGGACTTATCATCCTGTAAAGAAATATCTTTTGACACAAAATTCAAAACCTAGCTCTGTAGGGTCTGATGGAATGCGAATACAGGACTTACCCTTTCAGCAGAGATCGCCTGCCGTCGTATTGGTTCTCATACATGCAGGCAAGCATAGCAGGTAGAGTGTGTTCATAATGCCCAGGCTACCAAAGTAGCCTGTATTCTTTATAACCTTAACCGAGCAAATCAAAAAACTAAAGAAAAATAATTTACGAATAAAGTAATTTCTAGATAAGCAATAAATTTAGATTTTTTGTAGCTTCATCTATCTAAAGCACTATTTTATCTTTGCTAAAGACGTAAAATTAAATACTACAGAGATACCTCGTTGATGGCAATATAAAATTTATATAAAGATTTGC
The genomic region above belongs to Calothrix sp. NIES-2098 and contains:
- a CDS encoding putative glycosyl transferase; its protein translation is MSDNLFSIIIPTRQRHDTLKYTIQSVISQTYKEFELIVMDNFSTRETAEVVASFADKRIKYYRAPERLSMSDNWEMGLSHATGEYMFILGDDDALMPDGLELAEKLISEYAVNILSWRRYSYGWPNAIVPWVRNRLYLGLLQVAEFWNSREKLKQFYNYQLSHEYLPMIYNSFVHKDLIDKIKSIHGKYFMSSNMGIGADAYSGIVNAYFSDSYLYSFRSISIIGSSANSIGASVCFPGFNAEPMKAFLEEEKKSFTIESHPRLVPTKNQEIGFADGQIRTKELFFPEDNELDIDINKLLNYIASSINRDPSQYQSILQDIEALANKHNISVSTLNIPQKITTDQLNNIQPYQGVIVNTDGSLNELIINCEQVGISNVADAVKLAHGILPKLENIVIYNVNLYKDKLHNNLNINNRDNKSLTPKILIDGVFFQLFNTGIARVWKSLLKEWANTDFANHILVLDRANTAPIINGIHYRNIQFYDYNNTESDRQILQQICDEEEAELFISTYYTTPINTPSVFMAYDMIPEVLGGNLNEPMWREKHNGIKHASAFIAISENTAKDLSKFFPAIPLESITVAHCGVDSLFCPASDVEINAFKYKYGINKPYFLLSGLGGYKNAILFFQAFAQLYNKQSFDIVATGAGILLPSEWREYTAGCTFHGFQLNDEELRLAYAGAVALVYPSQYEGFGMPVVEAMACGCPVITTPNASLPEVGGEAVIYVKDDDIEGMVNALCEVQKPDCRNLLINAGLEQAKHFSWKEMANIVKIALIKATFPELNLKEINIIIFPDWSADEEKLGLELMDVMQLIASHPNHQQITLLIDINDIAKEDADFFLQGIAMNLMLESAIDITENLTISLLRDLSESQWQSLISCIKARFVLEHENKQIFVNQQIKQIPLCSLESL